The following proteins are co-located in the Pontiella desulfatans genome:
- a CDS encoding 2-oxoacid:acceptor oxidoreductase subunit alpha → MAESTNTLMEKDSVVVRFAGDSGDGMQTVGELFADASALLGDAIVTFPDYPSEIRAPAGSLPGVSGFQVHFGATSVMTPGDKADALVVMNPAALKVNLRELEPKGLLIVNTGSFTAANLKKANYETNPLDDPALEEEFRLIKVDINALTNEALKEMPLKPALRARCKNFFALGITYWVFSRPLDMTLEWIETKWREHLPMMADANSLALKTGYIVGENKDVDIPQYTVHKRMLEDGIYRKITGNEATALGLIAAAENSWRDLVLGSYPITPATPILETLSKHRNFNVKTVQAEDEIAAIGVAIGAAFAGALAVTTTSGPGLCLKSEALGLAVITELPLVVVNVQRAGPSTGLPTKTEQADLLQTLYGRNGESPVVAIAADSPSDCFNCAIEAARIALKYRTPVVMLTDTYLANGSEPWKVPEVTDIPDISVEPIKHGENYVPYQRDPKTLARRLAVPGRPGFEHRIGGLEKTEVGLVSYDAENHEKMCRLRAQKVKGIANDIALPDVLGEQRGKVLVVGWGSTRGAISMAVERLRKEGKAVGYIHLRHLNPLPHGLGDLMKQFETVVVPEMNLGQLSLVLRAEFLVDVKSISKVQGRMFQIAELVEAISDYL, encoded by the coding sequence ATGGCCGAATCCACCAACACCCTCATGGAAAAAGACTCGGTCGTCGTGCGTTTTGCGGGCGACTCCGGCGATGGCATGCAGACGGTCGGCGAGTTGTTTGCCGATGCGAGCGCCCTGCTGGGCGATGCGATCGTCACCTTCCCGGACTACCCCTCCGAAATTCGCGCGCCGGCCGGTTCATTGCCGGGCGTGTCGGGGTTCCAGGTTCATTTCGGGGCAACCAGCGTGATGACGCCCGGCGACAAGGCCGATGCCCTGGTGGTGATGAATCCCGCCGCGCTGAAGGTCAACCTGCGCGAGCTCGAACCCAAGGGGCTGCTGATCGTCAACACCGGTTCGTTCACGGCGGCCAACCTGAAAAAGGCGAACTACGAAACCAATCCACTCGACGATCCCGCGCTGGAAGAGGAGTTCCGCCTGATCAAGGTCGACATCAACGCCCTGACCAACGAGGCGCTCAAGGAGATGCCGCTCAAGCCGGCCCTGCGCGCCCGCTGCAAGAACTTCTTTGCGCTGGGCATCACCTACTGGGTCTTTTCGCGCCCGCTCGACATGACGCTGGAGTGGATCGAAACCAAGTGGCGCGAGCACCTGCCGATGATGGCCGATGCCAACAGCCTGGCGCTGAAGACCGGCTACATCGTCGGCGAAAACAAGGACGTCGACATACCGCAGTACACCGTTCACAAGCGCATGCTCGAAGACGGCATCTACCGCAAGATCACCGGCAACGAAGCCACGGCGCTGGGGCTGATCGCCGCCGCGGAAAACAGCTGGCGCGATCTCGTGCTGGGCAGCTATCCCATCACCCCGGCCACGCCCATCCTGGAAACGCTTTCCAAGCACCGCAACTTCAACGTCAAGACGGTGCAGGCCGAGGATGAGATTGCGGCGATCGGCGTCGCGATCGGAGCGGCCTTCGCCGGGGCGCTGGCCGTAACAACCACCAGCGGCCCCGGCCTTTGCCTCAAATCCGAGGCGCTCGGGCTGGCGGTCATCACCGAGCTTCCGCTGGTGGTGGTGAACGTGCAGCGCGCCGGGCCGAGCACCGGCCTGCCGACCAAGACCGAACAGGCCGACCTGCTGCAAACCCTCTATGGCCGCAACGGGGAATCGCCGGTGGTGGCCATCGCCGCGGACTCGCCTTCAGATTGTTTCAACTGCGCCATCGAGGCGGCGCGCATTGCGCTGAAATACCGCACCCCGGTCGTCATGCTCACCGACACCTACCTGGCCAACGGCTCCGAACCGTGGAAGGTTCCGGAAGTGACCGATATCCCCGATATTTCCGTGGAGCCGATCAAGCATGGCGAGAACTATGTTCCCTACCAGCGCGATCCCAAAACGCTCGCCCGCCGGCTGGCCGTGCCGGGCCGCCCCGGCTTCGAGCACCGCATCGGCGGACTGGAAAAAACCGAGGTGGGCCTCGTTAGCTACGATGCCGAAAACCATGAAAAGATGTGCCGCCTGCGCGCGCAAAAGGTGAAGGGCATCGCCAACGACATTGCGTTGCCGGACGTGCTCGGCGAACAACGTGGCAAGGTGCTCGTGGTTGGCTGGGGCAGTACGCGCGGCGCCATCAGCATGGCGGTCGAGCGGCTCCGGAAGGAGGGGAAGGCCGTGGGCTATATCCACCTGCGCCACCTCAACCCGTTGCCGCACGGCCTCGGCGATCTGATGAAGCAATTTGAAACCGTCGTGGTCCCCGAAATGAACCTCGGGCAACTCTCGCTGGTGCTCCGCGCCGAATTTTTGGTCGATGTGAAGTCGATCAGCAAGGTGCAGGGGCGCATGTTCCAAATCGCGGAACTCGTTGAAGCCATCTCGGACTATTTGTAG
- a CDS encoding CBS domain-containing protein, giving the protein MAAARKVESFWSEPIGKVDLQRVAVVPSGTAIIDAVKEMKYNQIGCVLVENAQRELIGILSNGDLMHEFVGSTLPGDTTVDVIMTQNPFTGSPELTVKEALEIFHSNPFRHMPILNAGKVDGILSIRGLMTFISEHLPLEVMNLPPDSSLIASRASGE; this is encoded by the coding sequence ATGGCAGCAGCAAGGAAAGTTGAATCGTTCTGGTCTGAGCCGATCGGCAAGGTCGATCTGCAGCGTGTGGCGGTGGTTCCCTCGGGCACCGCGATCATCGATGCGGTCAAGGAGATGAAATACAACCAGATCGGTTGCGTATTGGTGGAAAACGCCCAGCGCGAGCTCATCGGCATCCTCAGCAACGGCGACCTGATGCACGAGTTTGTCGGCTCGACGCTGCCCGGCGATACCACCGTCGATGTCATCATGACCCAGAATCCTTTCACGGGTTCGCCCGAGCTGACCGTGAAGGAAGCGCTGGAAATCTTTCACTCCAACCCGTTCCGCCACATGCCGATTCTCAACGCCGGCAAAGTGGATGGCATTCTTTCGATCCGCGGGCTCATGACCTTCATCAGCGAGCACCTGCCGCTGGAAGTCATGAATCTTCCGCCGGACAGCAGCTTGATTGCATCCAGGGCTTCGGGGGAATAA
- a CDS encoding succinate dehydrogenase/fumarate reductase iron-sulfur subunit produces MSKQINLTLKVWRQNRGEAGRFEDYEANNIDTDASFLEMLDIVNDELTLKGVEPIAFEHDCREGICGCCGSTVNGKTHGSHERTTLCQLHMRHFENGQTVVIEPFRATAFPVIKDLIVDRSGLDAIIAEGGYVSVKTGNAPEASTTPIKKEMAEAAMDAAECIGCGACVAACPNGAAMLFTSAKVSQYALLPQGHPERAQRVKNMVSKMDELGFGNCSNEYECAVACPKGIDVKNIARLNREFIKASMMSEK; encoded by the coding sequence ATGTCGAAGCAGATCAATCTAACGTTGAAAGTATGGCGCCAGAACCGGGGCGAAGCGGGGCGCTTCGAGGACTACGAGGCGAACAACATCGACACCGATGCGTCGTTCCTCGAAATGCTCGACATCGTCAACGACGAGCTGACGCTCAAGGGCGTTGAACCCATCGCGTTCGAGCACGACTGCCGCGAGGGCATCTGCGGGTGCTGCGGCTCCACGGTGAACGGCAAGACCCACGGCTCGCACGAACGCACCACGCTTTGCCAGCTGCACATGCGCCACTTCGAAAATGGCCAAACGGTGGTGATCGAGCCCTTCCGCGCCACGGCCTTCCCGGTCATCAAGGACCTGATCGTCGACCGCTCCGGCCTCGACGCCATCATTGCCGAAGGCGGCTATGTTTCCGTTAAGACCGGCAATGCGCCGGAAGCCTCGACCACGCCGATCAAAAAGGAAATGGCCGAAGCGGCCATGGATGCGGCCGAGTGCATCGGCTGCGGCGCCTGCGTGGCGGCCTGCCCGAACGGCGCGGCGATGCTCTTCACCTCCGCCAAGGTTTCGCAATATGCGCTGTTGCCGCAAGGCCACCCCGAACGCGCCCAGCGCGTCAAGAACATGGTTTCGAAGATGGACGAGCTCGGCTTCGGCAATTGCTCCAACGAATACGAATGCGCCGTCGCCTGCCCCAAGGGCATCGACGTGAAGAATATCGCACGGCTGAACCGGGAGTTCATTAAAGCGAGCATGATGAGTGAAAAGTGA
- a CDS encoding fumarate reductase/succinate dehydrogenase flavoprotein subunit — translation MKLDAKIPEGPMAEKWTNHKFKVKLVNPANKRKHKVIVVGSGLAGASAAATMSELGYKVHCFTYSDSPRRAHSIAAQGGINAAKNYPNDGDSVYRLFYDTVKGGDFRSREANVHRLAECSNLIIDHCVAQGIPFAREYGGYLDNRSFGGAQVSRTFYARGQTGQQLLLGAYGALSKEIKTGGVKMYTREEVIDVVVIEGQARGIISRNLVTGELTRHEADAVVLATGGYGNVFFLSTNAMNCNASAAWRAYKKGAAFANPCYTQIHPTCIPVHGEYQSKLTLMSESLRNDGRIWVPKKVGDKRPANDIPEDERDYYLERKYPSFGNLVPRDLASRNAKQVCDEGRGVGPTGNAVYLDFAEAIGRLGRDNIEAKYGNLFEMYNRITDEDPYTTPMMIYPAVHYTMGGLWVDYNLMTTLPGLYAIGECNFSDHGANRLGASALMQGLADGYFVIPNTINDYLASNKLEKVSTDHEAFAEAENAAKDKLDRLLAVNGSRTVDDFHKELGHLLWENCGMARNEKGLKEALETIPKIREEFWRDVNVPGSADDLNQALEKANRVADFMEFAELMVKDALERAESCGGHFREESQTEEGEALRKDDAFCHVAAWEFTGLENEPVLHKEELEFEEVHLSQRSYK, via the coding sequence ATGAAACTCGACGCCAAGATTCCCGAAGGCCCGATGGCCGAAAAGTGGACGAACCACAAGTTCAAGGTCAAGCTGGTCAATCCGGCCAACAAACGCAAACACAAGGTGATCGTGGTCGGTTCCGGTCTCGCCGGCGCCTCCGCCGCCGCAACGATGTCGGAGCTCGGCTACAAGGTGCACTGCTTCACCTATTCCGATTCCCCGCGCCGCGCGCACTCCATCGCCGCGCAGGGCGGCATCAACGCCGCCAAGAACTATCCCAACGACGGCGACTCCGTCTACCGCCTCTTCTACGATACCGTCAAGGGCGGCGACTTCCGTTCCCGCGAGGCCAACGTGCATCGCTTGGCGGAATGCTCCAACCTGATCATCGACCACTGCGTTGCGCAGGGCATTCCCTTCGCCCGCGAATACGGCGGCTACCTCGACAACCGCTCGTTCGGCGGCGCCCAGGTTTCGCGCACCTTCTACGCCCGCGGCCAAACCGGCCAGCAGCTGCTGCTCGGCGCCTATGGCGCACTCTCCAAAGAGATCAAAACGGGCGGAGTCAAGATGTACACCCGCGAGGAGGTCATCGATGTCGTCGTGATCGAAGGCCAGGCGCGCGGCATCATTTCCCGCAACCTCGTCACAGGCGAGCTGACCCGCCACGAGGCCGATGCCGTCGTGCTCGCCACCGGCGGCTACGGCAACGTCTTTTTCCTCTCCACCAACGCCATGAACTGCAACGCCAGCGCCGCATGGCGCGCCTATAAAAAGGGTGCGGCCTTCGCCAACCCCTGCTACACGCAGATCCACCCGACCTGCATCCCGGTGCACGGCGAATACCAATCCAAGCTCACCCTCATGTCCGAATCGCTCCGCAACGACGGCCGCATCTGGGTGCCCAAGAAGGTGGGCGACAAACGACCCGCCAACGACATTCCGGAAGACGAGCGCGACTATTATCTCGAGCGCAAATATCCGAGCTTCGGCAACCTCGTCCCGCGCGACCTCGCCTCACGCAACGCCAAGCAGGTCTGCGACGAAGGACGCGGCGTCGGCCCGACCGGCAACGCCGTCTACCTCGACTTTGCCGAAGCCATCGGGCGCCTCGGGCGCGACAACATCGAAGCGAAATATGGCAACCTGTTCGAGATGTACAACCGCATCACCGACGAAGATCCCTACACGACGCCCATGATGATCTATCCCGCCGTCCACTACACCATGGGCGGCCTTTGGGTGGACTATAACCTGATGACCACGCTGCCCGGCCTCTACGCCATCGGCGAGTGCAACTTTTCCGACCACGGCGCCAACCGCCTTGGCGCCTCCGCCCTCATGCAGGGGTTGGCCGATGGCTACTTCGTCATCCCCAACACCATCAACGACTACCTCGCCTCCAACAAGCTGGAGAAGGTCTCGACCGACCACGAAGCGTTTGCCGAAGCGGAGAACGCCGCCAAGGACAAGCTCGACCGCCTGCTCGCCGTCAACGGCAGCCGCACCGTCGACGACTTCCACAAGGAGCTCGGCCACCTGCTGTGGGAAAACTGCGGCATGGCGCGCAACGAGAAGGGCCTAAAGGAAGCGCTCGAAACGATTCCGAAAATCCGCGAGGAATTCTGGCGCGATGTGAATGTGCCCGGCTCCGCCGACGACTTGAACCAGGCGCTCGAAAAGGCCAACCGCGTGGCCGACTTCATGGAGTTCGCCGAGCTGATGGTGAAGGACGCGCTCGAGCGCGCGGAATCCTGCGGCGGCCATTTCCGCGAGGAGAGCCAGACGGAGGAGGGCGAAGCCCTGCGCAAGGACGACGCGTTCTGCCATGTCGCCGCCTGGGAATTCACGGGGTTGGAAAACGAGCCGGTGCTCCACAAGGAAGAGCTCGAGTTCGAGGAAGTCCACCTTTCACAACGGTCATACAAATAG
- a CDS encoding succinate dehydrogenase cytochrome b subunit, translating into MSIKQTLLSSIGKKLLLATSGLIMFLLFLIPHMGGNVLFLFGPDLFNSYAHHLHQLVPVVIGIELLMLASITVHMAMAFKVVLENKKAADKRHTLKSSKERTLAAKLMPVSGAMIFLFIVKHLLDFKFYEKSTTTLHGVETYDVYAMVLARFQGDPVHLLFYVGFMLAVGLHLSHALQSSLQTYGLHVPREGSRIKRVSAVVGWGMAATFAIIPIVAFIR; encoded by the coding sequence ATGAGTATTAAGCAAACACTGTTGTCTTCAATCGGCAAAAAACTACTGCTGGCTACGTCAGGACTGATCATGTTTTTGCTGTTCCTGATCCCGCACATGGGCGGGAATGTGCTTTTTTTATTCGGCCCCGACCTCTTTAACTCCTACGCCCACCATCTGCACCAGCTGGTTCCGGTCGTGATCGGCATCGAGCTATTGATGCTGGCCTCCATCACGGTCCACATGGCCATGGCCTTCAAGGTCGTGCTGGAGAATAAAAAGGCGGCCGACAAGCGCCATACGCTGAAATCGTCGAAAGAGCGCACGCTGGCGGCCAAGCTGATGCCCGTTTCTGGCGCCATGATCTTCCTCTTCATCGTCAAGCACCTGCTCGATTTCAAGTTTTATGAAAAGTCGACCACCACGCTGCACGGCGTGGAAACCTACGATGTCTACGCCATGGTGCTCGCGCGTTTCCAGGGCGATCCCGTCCATCTCCTCTTCTATGTCGGCTTCATGCTTGCCGTCGGCCTGCACCTCAGCCACGCGCTGCAAAGCTCGCTGCAGACCTACGGTCTCCATGTTCCGCGCGAAGGCAGCCGGATCAAGCGGGTCTCCGCCGTGGTGGGCTGGGGCATGGCCGCCACCTTCGCCATTATTCCCATCGTTGCCTTCATCCGTTAA
- a CDS encoding 3-keto-disaccharide hydrolase — protein MKKIVSILVVGVLAAAGSKAADPKKPNWGYTDTPKLPSGWCVHDIDRPQPEVVTPGDTPCAPPSDAIVLFDGTDLSNWVGSKQDDPKKKKYNPKGEALWKVENGYMECTPTGTIKTKQKFGDCQFHIEWQTANPRQGDSQGAGNSGVFMQGRYETQVLDNFENRTYADGMAGCVYGQKPPMVNACKKPGEWQKYDIIFQAPRFEGEKLVSPAYVTVFLNGVLVQHKTEILGPTTHKKLPVYKPHGNDSIALQDHNNNTRFRNIWIRELDLMKDDSRK, from the coding sequence ATGAAAAAGATTGTTTCGATACTGGTGGTTGGCGTTCTGGCCGCAGCGGGCTCCAAGGCGGCAGACCCGAAAAAACCCAATTGGGGCTATACCGATACCCCAAAACTGCCCTCCGGATGGTGCGTGCACGACATCGACCGTCCGCAACCCGAGGTGGTCACGCCCGGCGACACCCCGTGTGCGCCGCCATCCGATGCCATTGTGCTCTTCGACGGCACGGATCTATCCAATTGGGTCGGCAGCAAGCAAGACGACCCCAAGAAGAAAAAATACAATCCGAAGGGTGAGGCGCTATGGAAGGTCGAGAACGGCTATATGGAATGCACCCCGACCGGCACCATCAAGACCAAGCAAAAGTTCGGCGACTGCCAGTTCCATATCGAATGGCAGACGGCCAACCCGCGCCAGGGCGATTCCCAGGGAGCGGGCAACAGCGGCGTCTTCATGCAAGGCCGCTATGAAACGCAGGTGCTCGACAACTTTGAAAACCGCACCTATGCCGACGGCATGGCCGGCTGTGTCTATGGCCAAAAACCCCCGATGGTCAACGCCTGCAAGAAGCCGGGCGAGTGGCAGAAATACGACATCATCTTCCAGGCCCCGCGCTTTGAAGGCGAAAAGCTGGTTTCCCCCGCCTATGTGACGGTCTTCCTCAACGGCGTGCTGGTGCAGCACAAAACCGAAATCCTGGGGCCAACCACGCACAAGAAGCTACCGGTCTACAAGCCGCACGGCAACGATTCCATCGCCCTGCAGGATCACAACAACAACACCCGCTTCCGCAACATCTGGATCCGCGAACTCGACCTGATGAAGGACGACAGCCGGAAATAG
- a CDS encoding Gfo/Idh/MocA family protein, which translates to MKDLKWGIIGCGGIAHVFATSLNALETGSLWAVASRTPGRGREFADKHGMERAYTDYESLVADPEIDAVYIATTHNFHYENIKLCLEHGKHVLCEKPFTINAAQTAEVMELARERKLFMMEAVWTRFLPAIVKLQELLAEGMIGEVKTVTANFCLGFTGDAFANAHRLKNKALAGGALLDLGIYPITFADIVFNKTPERIQSSVVMTDTDVDESSFYLLEYADGCRALLSSSLSDTAPNEGVLFGSKGFIRVSEFWGAHGFEIKLNGEEQPRHVSAPYGEGENFKFEIAHAMECIAAGQLESDVLPLSKTLAIMQTMDALREQWGLKYAGE; encoded by the coding sequence ATGAAGGATCTTAAGTGGGGAATCATCGGGTGTGGCGGCATTGCGCACGTGTTTGCAACCAGTTTGAATGCGTTGGAGACCGGTAGCCTTTGGGCGGTCGCGTCGCGTACGCCGGGACGGGGGCGGGAGTTTGCCGACAAACATGGAATGGAACGGGCCTACACCGACTATGAGTCGCTCGTGGCCGATCCTGAAATCGATGCGGTCTACATTGCCACCACGCACAACTTCCACTACGAAAACATCAAGCTCTGCCTGGAACACGGCAAGCATGTGCTTTGCGAAAAGCCCTTCACCATCAATGCCGCGCAGACGGCGGAGGTGATGGAGCTCGCGCGCGAAAGGAAGCTTTTCATGATGGAGGCGGTTTGGACGCGCTTCCTGCCGGCCATCGTTAAACTGCAGGAGCTGTTGGCCGAGGGAATGATTGGGGAAGTGAAAACCGTTACCGCAAACTTTTGCCTCGGTTTTACCGGGGATGCGTTCGCCAATGCGCACCGCCTGAAAAACAAGGCGCTGGCAGGCGGCGCCCTGCTCGATCTGGGCATCTACCCCATCACCTTCGCCGACATCGTGTTCAACAAAACCCCCGAGCGCATCCAGAGCAGCGTCGTCATGACGGATACCGACGTGGACGAAAGTTCGTTCTACCTGCTCGAATACGCGGATGGATGCCGCGCCCTCCTCTCCTCGTCGCTTTCGGATACGGCACCGAACGAAGGTGTTCTTTTCGGCTCCAAAGGCTTCATTCGTGTATCCGAGTTCTGGGGAGCGCACGGCTTCGAGATCAAGCTCAATGGCGAGGAGCAGCCTCGCCACGTTTCCGCGCCTTATGGCGAAGGGGAAAACTTTAAGTTCGAGATCGCCCACGCCATGGAATGCATCGCGGCCGGCCAGCTGGAAAGCGATGTGCTGCCGCTCTCCAAAACCCTCGCCATCATGCAGACCATGGACGCCCTGCGCGAGCAGTGGGGCTTGAAATACGCCGGCGAATAG
- a CDS encoding VC0807 family protein, translating to MDNSKHKQENPLISILVNVVIPVAILSLLSDKEKSLGPIPGLGPVWALVVGLAFPITFGLRTLIRSRKPDFMSIIGIVSVSLTGIFGILELPRMALAIKEAAIPLLLGLAIVVSLKTPFPLIKKILMTESLFDVERLTSALKEKGNEAVFEKRLVGLTWGFASSMFLSSVLNFFMVMTLVHSDPVTEKSAYVAEIGKMTGWSHVVILVPCLVIMFFVMNKLFNTLTELTGCKLDDLLAAHHREKEALAADPSSE from the coding sequence ATGGACAACAGCAAGCACAAGCAAGAGAATCCGCTGATCAGCATTCTGGTGAACGTCGTAATACCCGTCGCCATTCTCAGCCTACTGAGCGACAAGGAAAAATCATTGGGTCCGATCCCGGGGCTGGGTCCGGTCTGGGCCCTGGTGGTCGGGCTGGCTTTCCCCATCACCTTCGGCTTGCGTACGCTCATCCGGAGCCGAAAACCCGACTTCATGTCGATCATCGGCATTGTCAGTGTCTCGCTCACGGGGATCTTCGGGATTCTGGAACTTCCGAGAATGGCCCTGGCCATCAAAGAAGCCGCCATTCCCCTACTCCTTGGGTTGGCGATTGTTGTGTCGCTCAAGACCCCGTTTCCGCTCATCAAGAAAATCCTGATGACCGAATCGCTGTTCGATGTCGAGCGGTTGACTTCCGCGCTTAAGGAGAAGGGGAATGAAGCGGTGTTCGAAAAACGGCTGGTGGGCCTCACCTGGGGATTTGCTTCTTCCATGTTTCTCTCGTCCGTTTTAAATTTTTTCATGGTGATGACCCTGGTCCACAGCGACCCCGTCACAGAAAAGTCGGCCTATGTTGCTGAAATCGGCAAGATGACCGGCTGGAGCCATGTCGTCATACTGGTTCCCTGCCTGGTCATCATGTTTTTTGTCATGAACAAACTCTTCAACACGCTCACCGAGCTCACCGGCTGCAAGCTCGACGACCTCCTCGCCGCCCACCATCGGGAAAAGGAAGCGCTTGCCGCAGACCCCTCCTCGGAATAG
- a CDS encoding UbiD family decarboxylase: MGYRSTRECIEALEKHGQLLRIADEVDPHLEMAEIQRRVYAAKGPALLFENVKGCKFPCVSNLFGTPERTRLIFADTYDQVAALVASKADPLNLLKKPGHALRAGLSALHALPKRVSASSAPVFECRGTISDLPPIVSWPDDGGAFITLPQVYSEHPDHPGKPLKSNLGMYRIQLNGNEYVTDKEVGLHYQIHRGIGVHQKLHQDQGKPFRVAIFIGGPPAMSFSAVMPLPEGMPEVAFAGLLAGRRFRYARHKEWTVAAEADFCIIGTIKQELKREGPFGDHLGYYSLAHPFPCLEVEELFHRKDAVWPFTVVGRPPQEDTTFGEVIHDMTGAVIPTEIPGLKAVHAVDAAGVHPLLLAIGQERYTPYVKTIRPSEMLTMANAVLGKGQLSLAKYLFITNEADAPGLDIHDIPAFFKHVLERIRWERDLHFQTETSIDTLDYSGDALNHGSKVVFAANGDAIRGLGTEKPDLDCTVVAPGILALASTFELETFAKQLEGLVPVERFPLVVLCDDPEFLAADFSNFLWVTFTRSNPARDIHGVGAKTEFKHWGCTGPLIIDARLKPHHAPPLIEDPAVTEKVDALFVTDGSLAML; the protein is encoded by the coding sequence ATGGGATACCGAAGCACCAGGGAATGCATCGAGGCGCTCGAAAAGCACGGGCAGTTGCTGCGTATTGCCGACGAGGTCGATCCGCATCTCGAAATGGCCGAAATCCAGCGCCGGGTCTATGCGGCCAAGGGGCCGGCCCTCCTTTTTGAAAACGTCAAAGGCTGCAAATTCCCGTGCGTCTCCAACCTCTTCGGCACCCCCGAACGAACGCGGCTCATCTTTGCCGACACCTACGACCAGGTTGCGGCACTCGTTGCCTCCAAGGCCGACCCACTCAACCTGCTGAAGAAGCCGGGGCACGCCCTGCGCGCCGGGCTGTCGGCGCTCCATGCCTTGCCGAAGCGGGTTTCGGCGAGCAGCGCGCCGGTGTTCGAATGCCGGGGCACGATCAGCGACCTGCCGCCCATTGTCAGCTGGCCGGACGACGGCGGCGCATTCATCACCCTGCCGCAGGTCTATAGCGAACATCCCGACCATCCCGGCAAGCCGCTCAAGAGCAACCTCGGCATGTACCGCATCCAGTTGAACGGAAACGAATATGTGACCGACAAAGAGGTTGGCCTGCACTACCAAATCCACCGCGGCATCGGCGTCCACCAAAAGCTGCACCAGGATCAGGGCAAGCCCTTCCGCGTCGCCATCTTTATCGGCGGCCCGCCGGCCATGAGCTTTTCCGCCGTCATGCCATTGCCCGAGGGCATGCCCGAAGTGGCCTTTGCCGGGCTGCTGGCCGGCCGGCGCTTCCGCTACGCGCGCCACAAGGAATGGACGGTCGCCGCCGAGGCCGACTTTTGCATCATCGGCACCATCAAGCAGGAACTGAAGCGCGAAGGGCCGTTCGGCGACCACCTCGGCTACTATAGCCTCGCCCACCCCTTCCCCTGCCTCGAAGTCGAAGAGTTATTCCACCGCAAGGATGCCGTCTGGCCGTTCACGGTCGTCGGCCGCCCGCCGCAGGAGGACACCACCTTTGGCGAAGTGATCCACGATATGACCGGCGCCGTGATCCCCACCGAAATCCCCGGCCTGAAGGCGGTGCATGCCGTCGATGCCGCCGGCGTGCACCCGTTGCTGCTCGCCATCGGGCAGGAGCGCTACACGCCCTATGTGAAAACCATCCGCCCCTCCGAAATGCTCACCATGGCCAACGCCGTGCTCGGCAAGGGCCAGCTTTCGCTTGCCAAATACCTCTTCATCACGAACGAAGCCGATGCGCCCGGGCTCGACATCCACGACATCCCGGCCTTTTTCAAGCATGTGCTCGAACGCATCCGCTGGGAGCGCGACCTCCATTTCCAGACCGAAACCAGCATCGACACGCTCGACTATTCCGGCGACGCCCTCAACCACGGCTCCAAGGTGGTCTTCGCCGCCAATGGCGATGCCATTCGCGGACTCGGAACCGAAAAACCGGATCTCGACTGCACCGTGGTGGCGCCCGGCATCCTGGCCCTTGCCTCCACCTTCGAACTCGAAACCTTCGCCAAACAATTGGAAGGCCTCGTGCCGGTTGAGCGGTTCCCCCTGGTGGTGCTCTGCGACGATCCCGAATTCCTGGCCGCCGATTTCAGCAACTTCCTGTGGGTCACCTTCACCCGCTCGAATCCGGCGCGCGACATCCACGGGGTCGGGGCCAAGACCGAGTTCAAGCATTGGGGCTGCACCGGCCCGCTCATCATCGATGCCCGCCTCAAGCCGCACCACGCCCCGCCGCTGATCGAAGACCCCGCCGTCACTGAAAAGGTCGACGCCCTCTTCGTAACCGATGGATCGCTCGCCATGCTTTAA